Proteins from a single region of Salinibacter grassmerensis:
- a CDS encoding RNA polymerase sigma factor: protein MPDAPPFEEWCRRLKASDREAYAELFDAMYEPIFRYVRSITQSPAAARDVAQDAFIRLWEGRESLSPGQSLEAYLYRIARNRAYNHERNRRTRDEKEPAVRDQTAAQPARPARPDDQAGADQLEDRLWRWIGELTGRQREALVLTRFDGLSHEEAADVMGISPRTVNNHIVRALKHLRGRINDYEPDLLGRDEH from the coding sequence ATGCCCGACGCACCTCCGTTCGAGGAGTGGTGCCGCCGCCTCAAGGCGTCGGACCGGGAGGCCTACGCCGAGCTGTTCGACGCGATGTACGAACCGATCTTCCGGTACGTCCGGTCGATCACGCAGTCCCCGGCGGCGGCCCGGGACGTGGCCCAGGACGCGTTCATTCGGCTGTGGGAGGGTCGAGAGTCCTTGAGCCCAGGCCAGTCGCTGGAGGCGTACCTCTACCGCATCGCCCGTAACCGCGCCTACAACCACGAGCGCAACCGGCGCACGCGGGACGAGAAGGAGCCGGCGGTGCGCGACCAGACGGCCGCCCAGCCGGCGCGGCCGGCGCGCCCCGACGACCAGGCCGGCGCCGACCAGCTTGAGGACCGGCTCTGGCGGTGGATCGGCGAGCTGACGGGGCGGCAGCGCGAGGCCCTCGTGCTGACCCGCTTCGACGGCCTGAGCCACGAGGAGGCGGCCGACGTGATGGGCATCTCCCCCCGCACGGTGAACAACCACATCGTCCGGGCCCTGAAGCACCTGCGAGGCCGCATC